A window of Piliocolobus tephrosceles isolate RC106 chromosome 13, ASM277652v3, whole genome shotgun sequence contains these coding sequences:
- the SIPA1 gene encoding signal-induced proliferation-associated protein 1 isoform X2, with the protein MPMWAGGVGSPRRGMAPASTDDLFARKLRQPARPPLTPHTFDPRPVRGPLLRSGSDAGEARPPTPASPRARAHSHEEASRPAATSTRLFTDPLALLGLPAEEPEPAFPPVLEPRWFAHYDVQSLLFDWAPRSQGTGSHSEASSGTLASAEDQAASSDLLHGAPGFVCELGGEGELGLGGPASPPVPPALPNAAVSILEEPQNRTSAYSLEHADLGAGYYRKYFYGKEHQNFFGMDESLGPVAVSLRREEKEGSGGGTLHSYRVIVRTTQLRTLRGTISEDALPPGPPRGLSPRKLLEHVAPQLSPSCLRLGSASPKVPRTLLTLDEQVLSFQRKVGILYCRAGQGSEEEMYNNQEAGPAFMQFLTLLGDVVRLKGFESYRAQLDTKTDSTGTHSLYTTYQDHEIMFHVSTMLPYTPNNQQQLLRKRHIGNDIVTIVFQEPGSKPFCPATIRSHFQHVFLVVRAHAPCTPHTSYRVAVSRTQDTPAFGPALPAGGGPFAANADFRAFLLAKALNGEQAAGHARQFHAMATRTRQQYLQDLATNEVTTTSLDSASRFGLPSLGGRRRAAPRGPGAELQAAGSLVWGVRAASGARVAAGAQASGPEGAEVPCLLGISAEALVLVAPRDGRVVFNCACRDVLAWTFSEQQLDLYHGRGEAITLRFDGCPGQAVGEVVARMQLVSRGCETRELALPRDGQGRLGFEVDVEGFVTHVERFTFAETAGLRPGARLLRVCGQTLPSLRPEAAAQLLRSAPKVCVTVLPPDESGRPRRSFSELYMLSLQEPSRRGAPEPVQDEVQGVTLLPTTKQLLHLCLQDGGSPPAPGDLAEERTEFLHSQNSLSPRSSLSDEAPVLPNTTPDLLLATTAKPSVPSADSEAPLTQDGPGSPSGSEDKGNPAPELRASFLPRTLSLRNSISRRQPIPESGDPKGTPKSDAEPEPGNLSEKVSHLESMLRKLQEDLQKEKADRAALEEEVRSLRHNNRRLQAESESAATRLLLASKQLGSPTADLA; encoded by the exons ATGCCCATGTGGGCTGGCGGTGTGGGGAGCCCTCGGCGGGGCATGGCCCCTGCGTCCACGGATGACCTCTTTGCCCGCAAGCTGCGCCAGCCAGCACGGCCCCCGCTGACACCGCACACCTTCGATCCGAGGCCAGTCCGGGGCCCGCTCCTGCGCAGCGGCAGTGATGCAGGTGAGGCCAGACCCCCCACGCCAGCCAGCCCCCGTGCCCGTGCCCACAGCCACGAAGAGGCCAGCCGCCCTGCAGCCACTTCCACCCGGCTCTTCACTGACCCGCTGGCACTGCTGGGGCTGCCAGCCGAGGAACCAGAGCCTGCCTTCCCGCCAGTGCTTGAGCCTCGATGGTTTGCCCACTATGACGTGCAAAGCCTGCTCTTTGATTGGGCTCCGAGGTCTCAGGGGACGGGGAGCCACTCAGAGGCCAGCTCTGGGACCCTGGCTTCAGCGGAGGACCAGGCTGCCAGCTCGGACCTGCTGCATGGGGCACCTGGCTTTGTGTGTGAGCTCGGGGGTGAGGGTGAGCTAGGCCTGGGTGGACCAGCATCCCCACCTGTGCCCCCTGCACTGCCCAACGCGGCCGTGTCCATCCTGGAGGAGCCACAGAACCGAACCTCGGCCTACAGCCTGGAGCACGCAGACCTGGGTGCTGGCTACTACCGCAAGTACTTCTATGGCAAAG AACATCAGAACTTCTTCGGGATGGACGAGTCGCTGGGCCCGGTGGCAGTGAGCCTGCGGCgggaggagaaggagggcagCGGAGGGGGCACCCTGCACAGCTACCGCGTCATCGTGCGGACCACGCAG CTCCGGACTCTCCGTGGCACCATCTCGGAGGACGCGTTGCCGCCGGGGCCCCCACGGGGTCTGTCCCCAAGGAAACTTCTGGAGCATGTGGCGCCGCAGCTGAGCCCCAGCTGCCTGCGCCTGGGCTCAGCTTCACCCAAGGTACCACGGACGCTGCTCACACTGGATGAGCAAGTG CTGAGTTTCCAGCGCAAGGTGGGCATCCTGTACTGCCGGGCGGGCCAGGGCTCGGAGGAGGAGATGTACAACAACCAGGAGGCGGGACCAGCCTTCATGCAGTTTCTCACCTTGCTGGGCGATGTGGTGCGGCTCAAAGGCTTTGAGAGTTACCGGGCCCAACTAGACACCAAAA CGGATTCCACAGGCACACACTCCCTCTACACCACGTACCAGGACCACGAGATCATGTTCCATGTGTCCACGATGCTGCCTTACACCCCCAACAACCAGCAGCAG CTCCTGCGGAAGCGTCACATTGGCAACGACATCGTGACAATCGTGTTCCAAGAGCCTGGCAGCAAGCCCTTCTGCCCCGCCACCATCCGCTCACACTTCCAACACGTGTTCCTAGTGGTGCGGGCACACGCGCCCTGCACACCGCACACCTCCTACAG GGTGGCCGTGAGCCGCACCCAGGACACCCCAGCCTTCGGGCCAGCTCTGCCTGCTGGCGGAGGCCCCTTCGCGGCCAACGCCGACTTCCGCGCCTTCCTGCTGGCCAAGGCGCTGAATGGCGAGCAGGCGGCCGGCCACGCACGCCAGTTCCACGCCATGGCCACACGCACCCGCCAGCAGTACCTGCAAGACCTGGCCACCAACGAAGTGACCACTACGTCGCTGGACTCGGCTTCACGCTTCGGCCTGCCTTCCCTAGGTGGGAGGCGCCGGGCAGCCCCTCGGGGCCCGGGAGCCGAGCTGCAGGCAGCAGGCTCACTGGTGTGGGGTGTGCGCGCTGCGTCCGGGGCGCGGGTCGCCGCCGGGGCTCAGGCGAGCGGCCCCGAAGGCGCCGAGGTGCCCTGCCTGCTGGGCATCTCGGCCGAGGCTCTGGTGCTAGTGGCGCCGCGGGACGGCCGCGTAGTGTTCAATTGCGCCTGTCGCGACGTGCTGGCCTGGACCTTCTCCGAGCAGCAACTGGACTTGTACCACGGCCGCGGGGAGGCGATCACGCTGCGCTTCGACGGGTGCCCCGGCCAAGCcgtgggcgaggtggtggcgcgcATGCAG CTGGTGAGCCGCGGCTGCGAGACCCGCGAGCTGGCGCTGCCCCGCGACGGTCAAGGCCGCCTGGGCTTCGAGGTGGACGTCGAGGGCTTCGTCACGCACGTGGAGCGCTTCACGTTCGCCGAGACGGCGGGACTGCGGCCTGGGGCGCGCCTGCTGCGCGTGTGCGGCCAGACGCTGCCGAGTCTCCGGCCCGAGGCTGCTGCCCAGCTGCTGCGCTCGGCGCCCAAGGTCTGCGTCACCGTCCTGCCCCCCGACGAGAGCGGCCGGCCCCGCAG GAGTTTTTCGGAGCTGTACATGCTGTCTCTGCAGGAGCCCAGCCGGCGGGGGGCCCCAGAGCCTGTGCAGGATGAGGTCCAGGGGGTGACCCTGTTGCCCACCACAAAACAGCTGCTGCACCTGTGCCTGCAAGATGGTGGCAGTCCTCCAGCGCCTGGGGATCTGGCTGAGGAGAGGACCGAGTTCCTGCACAGCCAGAACTCATTGTCACCACGCAG CTCCCTGTCAGATGAGGCCCCAGTCCTGCCCAACACCACCCCGGACCTCCTCCTGGCCACCACGGCCAAGCCATCAGTACCCAGTGCTGACAGTGAGGCACCCCTGACCCAG GACGGGCCGGGCAGTCCCAGTGGCTCTGAGGACAAGGGCAACCCGGCTCCAGAGCTGAGGGCCTCCTTTCTGCCACGTACCTTGTCTCTGCGGAACTCCATCAGCAGGA GACAGCCCATCCCAGAGAGCGGAGACCCTAAGGGAACTCCAAAGTCTGATGCTGA GCCAGAGCCTGGGAACCTCTCAGAGAAGGTCTCTCACTTGGAGTCCATGCTCAGGAAGCTGCAGGAGGACCTGCAGAAG GAGAAGGCGGACAGGGcagccctggaggaggaggtgcgGAGCCTGAGACATAACAACCGACGGCTGCAGGCAGAGTCTGAGAGCGCAGCCACACGCCTGCTCCTGGCCTCCAAGCAGCTGGGCTCTCCCACCGCTGACCTGGCCTGA
- the SIPA1 gene encoding signal-induced proliferation-associated protein 1 isoform X1 gives MPMWAGGVGSPRRGMAPASTDDLFARKLRQPARPPLTPHTFDPRPVRGPLLRSGSDAGEARPPTPASPRARAHSHEEASRPAATSTRLFTDPLALLGLPAEEPEPAFPPVLEPRWFAHYDVQSLLFDWAPRSQGTGSHSEASSGTLASAEDQAASSDLLHGAPGFVCELGGEGELGLGGPASPPVPPALPNAAVSILEEPQNRTSAYSLEHADLGAGYYRKYFYGKEHQNFFGMDESLGPVAVSLRREEKEGSGGGTLHSYRVIVRTTQLRTLRGTISEDALPPGPPRGLSPRKLLEHVAPQLSPSCLRLGSASPKVPRTLLTLDEQVLSFQRKVGILYCRAGQGSEEEMYNNQEAGPAFMQFLTLLGDVVRLKGFESYRAQLDTKTDSTGTHSLYTTYQDHEIMFHVSTMLPYTPNNQQQLLRKRHIGNDIVTIVFQEPGSKPFCPATIRSHFQHVFLVVRAHAPCTPHTSYRVAVSRTQDTPAFGPALPAGGGPFAANADFRAFLLAKALNGEQAAGHARQFHAMATRTRQQYLQDLATNEVTTTSLDSASRFGLPSLGGRRRAAPRGPGAELQAAGSLVWGVRAASGARVAAGAQASGPEGAEVPCLLGISAEALVLVAPRDGRVVFNCACRDVLAWTFSEQQLDLYHGRGEAITLRFDGCPGQAVGEVVARMQLVSRGCETRELALPRDGQGRLGFEVDVEGFVTHVERFTFAETAGLRPGARLLRVCGQTLPSLRPEAAAQLLRSAPKVCVTVLPPDESGRPRRSFSELYMLSLQEPSRRGAPEPVQDEVQGVTLLPTTKQLLHLCLQDGGSPPAPGDLAEERTEFLHSQNSLSPRSSLSDEAPVLPNTTPDLLLATTAKPSVPSADSEAPLTQDGPGSPSGSEDKGNPAPELRASFLPRTLSLRNSISRIMSEAGSGTLEDEWQAISEIASTCNTILESLSREGQPIPESGDPKGTPKSDAEPEPGNLSEKVSHLESMLRKLQEDLQKEKADRAALEEEVRSLRHNNRRLQAESESAATRLLLASKQLGSPTADLA, from the exons ATGCCCATGTGGGCTGGCGGTGTGGGGAGCCCTCGGCGGGGCATGGCCCCTGCGTCCACGGATGACCTCTTTGCCCGCAAGCTGCGCCAGCCAGCACGGCCCCCGCTGACACCGCACACCTTCGATCCGAGGCCAGTCCGGGGCCCGCTCCTGCGCAGCGGCAGTGATGCAGGTGAGGCCAGACCCCCCACGCCAGCCAGCCCCCGTGCCCGTGCCCACAGCCACGAAGAGGCCAGCCGCCCTGCAGCCACTTCCACCCGGCTCTTCACTGACCCGCTGGCACTGCTGGGGCTGCCAGCCGAGGAACCAGAGCCTGCCTTCCCGCCAGTGCTTGAGCCTCGATGGTTTGCCCACTATGACGTGCAAAGCCTGCTCTTTGATTGGGCTCCGAGGTCTCAGGGGACGGGGAGCCACTCAGAGGCCAGCTCTGGGACCCTGGCTTCAGCGGAGGACCAGGCTGCCAGCTCGGACCTGCTGCATGGGGCACCTGGCTTTGTGTGTGAGCTCGGGGGTGAGGGTGAGCTAGGCCTGGGTGGACCAGCATCCCCACCTGTGCCCCCTGCACTGCCCAACGCGGCCGTGTCCATCCTGGAGGAGCCACAGAACCGAACCTCGGCCTACAGCCTGGAGCACGCAGACCTGGGTGCTGGCTACTACCGCAAGTACTTCTATGGCAAAG AACATCAGAACTTCTTCGGGATGGACGAGTCGCTGGGCCCGGTGGCAGTGAGCCTGCGGCgggaggagaaggagggcagCGGAGGGGGCACCCTGCACAGCTACCGCGTCATCGTGCGGACCACGCAG CTCCGGACTCTCCGTGGCACCATCTCGGAGGACGCGTTGCCGCCGGGGCCCCCACGGGGTCTGTCCCCAAGGAAACTTCTGGAGCATGTGGCGCCGCAGCTGAGCCCCAGCTGCCTGCGCCTGGGCTCAGCTTCACCCAAGGTACCACGGACGCTGCTCACACTGGATGAGCAAGTG CTGAGTTTCCAGCGCAAGGTGGGCATCCTGTACTGCCGGGCGGGCCAGGGCTCGGAGGAGGAGATGTACAACAACCAGGAGGCGGGACCAGCCTTCATGCAGTTTCTCACCTTGCTGGGCGATGTGGTGCGGCTCAAAGGCTTTGAGAGTTACCGGGCCCAACTAGACACCAAAA CGGATTCCACAGGCACACACTCCCTCTACACCACGTACCAGGACCACGAGATCATGTTCCATGTGTCCACGATGCTGCCTTACACCCCCAACAACCAGCAGCAG CTCCTGCGGAAGCGTCACATTGGCAACGACATCGTGACAATCGTGTTCCAAGAGCCTGGCAGCAAGCCCTTCTGCCCCGCCACCATCCGCTCACACTTCCAACACGTGTTCCTAGTGGTGCGGGCACACGCGCCCTGCACACCGCACACCTCCTACAG GGTGGCCGTGAGCCGCACCCAGGACACCCCAGCCTTCGGGCCAGCTCTGCCTGCTGGCGGAGGCCCCTTCGCGGCCAACGCCGACTTCCGCGCCTTCCTGCTGGCCAAGGCGCTGAATGGCGAGCAGGCGGCCGGCCACGCACGCCAGTTCCACGCCATGGCCACACGCACCCGCCAGCAGTACCTGCAAGACCTGGCCACCAACGAAGTGACCACTACGTCGCTGGACTCGGCTTCACGCTTCGGCCTGCCTTCCCTAGGTGGGAGGCGCCGGGCAGCCCCTCGGGGCCCGGGAGCCGAGCTGCAGGCAGCAGGCTCACTGGTGTGGGGTGTGCGCGCTGCGTCCGGGGCGCGGGTCGCCGCCGGGGCTCAGGCGAGCGGCCCCGAAGGCGCCGAGGTGCCCTGCCTGCTGGGCATCTCGGCCGAGGCTCTGGTGCTAGTGGCGCCGCGGGACGGCCGCGTAGTGTTCAATTGCGCCTGTCGCGACGTGCTGGCCTGGACCTTCTCCGAGCAGCAACTGGACTTGTACCACGGCCGCGGGGAGGCGATCACGCTGCGCTTCGACGGGTGCCCCGGCCAAGCcgtgggcgaggtggtggcgcgcATGCAG CTGGTGAGCCGCGGCTGCGAGACCCGCGAGCTGGCGCTGCCCCGCGACGGTCAAGGCCGCCTGGGCTTCGAGGTGGACGTCGAGGGCTTCGTCACGCACGTGGAGCGCTTCACGTTCGCCGAGACGGCGGGACTGCGGCCTGGGGCGCGCCTGCTGCGCGTGTGCGGCCAGACGCTGCCGAGTCTCCGGCCCGAGGCTGCTGCCCAGCTGCTGCGCTCGGCGCCCAAGGTCTGCGTCACCGTCCTGCCCCCCGACGAGAGCGGCCGGCCCCGCAG GAGTTTTTCGGAGCTGTACATGCTGTCTCTGCAGGAGCCCAGCCGGCGGGGGGCCCCAGAGCCTGTGCAGGATGAGGTCCAGGGGGTGACCCTGTTGCCCACCACAAAACAGCTGCTGCACCTGTGCCTGCAAGATGGTGGCAGTCCTCCAGCGCCTGGGGATCTGGCTGAGGAGAGGACCGAGTTCCTGCACAGCCAGAACTCATTGTCACCACGCAG CTCCCTGTCAGATGAGGCCCCAGTCCTGCCCAACACCACCCCGGACCTCCTCCTGGCCACCACGGCCAAGCCATCAGTACCCAGTGCTGACAGTGAGGCACCCCTGACCCAG GACGGGCCGGGCAGTCCCAGTGGCTCTGAGGACAAGGGCAACCCGGCTCCAGAGCTGAGGGCCTCCTTTCTGCCACGTACCTTGTCTCTGCGGAACTCCATCAGCAGGA TCATGTCAGAGGCAGGCAGTGGGACCCTGGAGGATGAGTGGCAGGCCATCTCGGAGATCGCCTCCACTTGCAACACCATTCTGGAGTCGCTGTCCCGAGAGG GACAGCCCATCCCAGAGAGCGGAGACCCTAAGGGAACTCCAAAGTCTGATGCTGA GCCAGAGCCTGGGAACCTCTCAGAGAAGGTCTCTCACTTGGAGTCCATGCTCAGGAAGCTGCAGGAGGACCTGCAGAAG GAGAAGGCGGACAGGGcagccctggaggaggaggtgcgGAGCCTGAGACATAACAACCGACGGCTGCAGGCAGAGTCTGAGAGCGCAGCCACACGCCTGCTCCTGGCCTCCAAGCAGCTGGGCTCTCCCACCGCTGACCTGGCCTGA